A genomic region of Mitsuaria sp. 7 contains the following coding sequences:
- a CDS encoding flagellar biosynthesis protein FlhB encodes MADQDAQDRNLPASQKKIERSRKEGQLPRSRDLPHFAVMATGGALFATSTPYAVETLQRMLEGSLRFDAEQLRSAGMMTERLSTLTWQGFMLGLPALIILALAAIAAHIASGGWNFTMKPLAPKFSNLNPITGFGKLFQMQNLTTALKAVALSLVLGVVGAMALKDRIAGFIGIMSVPLPAALAFAGKQLMGGLMMLGLCLALFAVIDVPLQRFQYLKRLKMSREEAKNELKEAEGNLEMKHKMRAKARELVKRRMLQAVPKADLVVMNPTHYAVAIAYDETKFGAPRVVAKGMDLLAFKIRDVAKENKVPVLQAPALARALYAHAELDREIPGALFGAVAQVLAYVYQLKAALKGQGASPQAVPNPPVPDELDPHKKPGWTPPEEELDDQFPEGNPA; translated from the coding sequence ATGGCCGATCAAGACGCACAAGACCGCAACTTACCCGCCTCGCAGAAAAAGATCGAAAGATCTCGCAAGGAGGGTCAACTGCCGCGCTCCCGGGACCTGCCGCATTTCGCGGTGATGGCCACGGGCGGCGCCTTGTTCGCGACCTCGACACCGTACGCTGTCGAAACCCTGCAGCGCATGCTGGAAGGCTCGCTGCGTTTCGATGCCGAACAGCTGCGCAGCGCCGGCATGATGACCGAGCGCCTGTCGACGCTGACCTGGCAGGGCTTCATGCTGGGCCTGCCGGCGCTGATCATCCTGGCGCTGGCCGCGATCGCGGCTCACATCGCTTCCGGTGGCTGGAACTTCACGATGAAGCCGCTGGCGCCGAAGTTCTCCAACCTCAATCCGATCACCGGGTTCGGCAAGCTGTTCCAGATGCAGAACCTGACCACGGCGCTGAAGGCCGTGGCGCTGTCGCTGGTGCTGGGCGTCGTCGGCGCGATGGCGCTGAAGGACCGCATCGCGGGCTTCATCGGGATCATGTCGGTGCCGCTGCCGGCGGCGCTGGCCTTCGCGGGCAAGCAGCTGATGGGCGGCCTGATGATGCTGGGCCTGTGCCTGGCGCTGTTCGCCGTCATCGACGTGCCGCTGCAGCGCTTCCAGTACCTCAAGCGGCTGAAGATGTCCCGCGAGGAAGCCAAGAACGAGCTCAAGGAAGCCGAAGGCAACCTGGAGATGAAGCACAAGATGCGCGCCAAGGCCCGGGAGCTGGTGAAGCGCCGGATGCTGCAGGCCGTGCCGAAGGCCGACCTGGTCGTGATGAACCCGACCCACTATGCGGTCGCGATCGCCTACGACGAAACCAAGTTCGGCGCGCCGCGCGTCGTGGCCAAGGGCATGGACCTGCTGGCGTTCAAGATCCGCGACGTCGCCAAGGAAAACAAGGTGCCGGTGCTGCAGGCGCCGGCGCTGGCCCGTGCCCTGTACGCCCACGCCGAGCTGGACCGGGAGATCCCCGGCGCGCTCTTCGGCGCCGTGGCGCAGGTGCTGGCCTACGTGTACCAGCTCAAGGCCGCGCTGAAGGGGCAGGGCGCCTCGCCGCAGGCCGTGCCGAACCCGCCGGTGCCCGACGAGCTCGATCCGCACAAGAAGCCGGGCTGGACGCCGCCGGAGGAAGAACTGGACGACCAGTTCCCCGAAGGCAACCCCGCCTGA
- a CDS encoding protein phosphatase CheZ gives MQMEELAKLTSQSNEPLTVSPEVFQQIGTITRVLHDTMQQLGVMPKLQVATDGLPDARSRLTYIANKTADAANKVLNSVDQAKAEHAKITEAANAMAQAITADPVRAVASGAVLNFVKEVESSTSKIDTHLTDIMLSQDFHDLTGQVVAKVVTLANDLEDSLVKLLVSVVPPEQREKVDPSILQGPVVNPEGRADVVANQSEVDDLLASLGF, from the coding sequence ATGCAGATGGAAGAGCTGGCCAAACTGACCTCGCAATCCAACGAGCCCTTGACGGTCTCGCCCGAGGTGTTCCAACAGATCGGCACGATCACGCGCGTGCTGCACGACACGATGCAGCAGTTGGGCGTGATGCCCAAGCTGCAGGTCGCGACCGACGGGCTGCCCGACGCGCGCAGCCGCCTGACCTACATCGCCAACAAGACCGCCGACGCCGCCAACAAGGTGCTGAACTCGGTCGACCAGGCCAAGGCCGAGCACGCCAAGATCACCGAAGCCGCCAACGCGATGGCCCAGGCGATCACCGCGGACCCGGTCCGCGCGGTGGCGTCCGGCGCGGTGCTGAACTTCGTCAAGGAGGTCGAATCCTCCACGTCGAAGATCGACACCCACCTGACCGACATCATGCTGTCGCAGGACTTCCATGACCTGACCGGCCAGGTGGTGGCCAAAGTCGTGACGCTTGCCAACGACCTGGAAGATTCGCTGGTGAAGCTGCTGGTCTCGGTGGTCCCGCCGGAACAGCGCGAAAAGGTCGATCCGAGCATCCTGCAAGGACCGGTCGTGAATCCGGAAGGCCGCGCCGACGTGGTGGCCAACCAGTCCGAAGTGGACGATCTGCTGGCATCGCTGGGCTTCTGA
- the cheY gene encoding chemotaxis response regulator CheY translates to MSTDMKFLIVDDFSTMRRIVRGLLKEIGYNNAEEAEDGVEALSMLKQAKYDFVVSDINMPNMNGFELLKAIKEDATLKHLPVLMVTAEARKEDIVLAAQSGAAGYIVKPFTKATLEEKVLKIMQKLAAAA, encoded by the coding sequence ATGAGCACTGACATGAAATTCTTGATCGTCGACGACTTCTCGACCATGCGCCGGATCGTGCGCGGTCTGCTGAAGGAGATCGGCTACAACAACGCCGAAGAGGCGGAAGACGGCGTCGAGGCCCTGAGCATGCTGAAACAGGCGAAATACGATTTCGTCGTCAGCGACATCAACATGCCCAACATGAATGGCTTCGAACTGCTCAAGGCCATCAAGGAAGACGCCACGCTGAAGCACCTGCCGGTGCTGATGGTGACGGCGGAAGCCCGCAAGGAAGACATCGTCCTGGCCGCGCAAAGCGGTGCGGCGGGCTACATCGTGAAGCCATTCACGAAGGCCACGCTGGAGGAAAAGGTCCTGAAGATCATGCAGAAGCTGGCCGCTGCGGCCTGA
- the motB gene encoding flagellar motor protein MotB: MAGDAKKLQPIIIKRVKKGGHAAHGGAWKIAYADFVTAMMAFFLLMWLLGSTTEGDKKGIADYFASPLKVAMFGGSGSGDASHIIKGGGQDLTRQTGQVKAGDVQSPRKTINLKALKEEQRRAERVRLQQLKDKVEKIIAENPKIAALGGQIRLDMTREGLRIQIVDENNRPMFDSGSAVVKPYMRELLQELGNVLSEVPNRLTLEGHTDSQPFSAGERGYSNWELSADRANASRRELVAGGLPDARVLRVQGLASSKLLDTKDPKAQVNRRISIIVMNRDAEDAVLKNLPDEDEDASDPAASAPQASSSAPAGR, encoded by the coding sequence GTGGAAGATCGCGTACGCCGACTTCGTGACGGCGATGATGGCCTTCTTCCTGCTGATGTGGCTGCTCGGCTCGACGACCGAGGGCGACAAGAAGGGCATCGCGGACTATTTCGCCTCGCCGTTGAAGGTGGCGATGTTCGGCGGCTCGGGTTCGGGCGACGCGTCGCACATCATCAAGGGCGGCGGTCAGGACCTGACGCGCCAGACCGGCCAGGTCAAGGCCGGCGACGTCCAATCTCCCCGCAAAACCATCAACCTGAAGGCCCTCAAGGAAGAGCAGCGGCGGGCGGAGCGCGTACGTCTGCAGCAGTTGAAGGACAAGGTCGAGAAAATCATCGCCGAGAACCCGAAAATTGCGGCATTAGGTGGACAAATCCGACTCGACATGACACGCGAGGGCTTGCGGATTCAAATCGTGGACGAGAATAATCGTCCGATGTTTGACAGCGGCAGCGCGGTGGTGAAACCGTATATGCGCGAGTTGCTGCAGGAACTCGGCAACGTGTTGTCCGAGGTGCCCAACCGGCTGACGCTGGAAGGTCATACGGATTCACAGCCGTTTTCTGCAGGCGAGCGCGGATACAGCAACTGGGAACTGTCGGCGGACCGGGCCAATGCCTCGCGGCGCGAGCTGGTGGCGGGCGGTTTGCCGGATGCCCGGGTCCTTCGCGTGCAGGGGTTGGCGTCGAGCAAGTTGCTCGACACGAAAGACCCCAAGGCCCAAGTCAATCGCCGCATCAGCATCATCGTGATGAATCGCGACGCTGAAGATGCGGTGCTGAAGAACCTGCCCGATGAGGACGAGGACGCTTCAGACCCCGCGGCGAGCGCGCCGCAGGCCTCAAGTTCCGCGCCCGCGGGTCGATAA